The following nucleotide sequence is from Pseudomonas sessilinigenes.
TTTGCGCCAACTGGTGGGGCAGGTCATGGCCACTGTCGGCGATCAGGAATGTCCACAAGCCCAGGACCCCTGGATGGGTGGGCGGCGCATGGGCGTCTGTCCGCTGCGGTTGGAAGTCCAGGGTGATGGCGGCCCGGGGCTCAAGGGCAGCTTGCGTTGTACACTTTCCATGCGCCAGGGCACCGTGGGCGACCCCAATGCCGACTACATGAATCTCTACAGCTTGACTGGCTGTACGCCGAGCATGCCGGCCTCTATCAGTCCGACAGCCGATTTCTACCAGATGGATATCAAGCGCATGGTGCCGTTGAGCGGGATGTACAAGATGATTTCCATCGATCTGTTCAAGCCCGTTCGTCCCTAGAGAGTGAGGCGGCCCGTGGTGGTAGCAAGCAAGAGCAATGAGCACCAGGAACCAGGATAAGGAACTGCAACGAATGTCGACCATCCAGAATGCTAGCGTCTCTGGTGGAAATGATGCGCCACTCACTCACCGCCAGGACGATCTTCTGGACCGCTGGCCGTTAGCCAAGCTGATTCATCGCGTGATCACTTCCACTCCCCCGGACTGGTCCTCGCGCATCGGCCTGTACGGCCAGTGGGGCAGCGGCAAGACCAGCGTGCTGAACTTCCTGCAGCAGATTGCAGAGGAAAAGGGCGATATCGTCATCCGCTTTCCCGTCTGGCGCACCAACGGTGAAGACGGGTTCCTGGCCCGCTTCTACCTGGAGTTGACTGAAGCACTGCAAGGTGAAGGCCTGGCCGAGCCCTTGCGTCCCTGGCTGCGGCGCTTGAGCCAGAAGGTCAGCCATATCGCAGCCAAGGCGACGGATACGGTTGCCCAGGCGCAGCTTCCGGACTCACTGGAGTACGGTCAGGTCATCACTGCTGCGGCCAAGGTATCGGGGGTCGTGTTCGACAAGTTGGGCAGCATGCTGCAACTCAAGGAAGAGGACCTGGAGGCGTTGCACAGACAGTTGGGTGCGCGCCGGGTGATTGTCTTCATCGACGACCTGGATCGCGCCGACCCGAAGATTCTGCCGGAAACGCTCCTGGCCCTGCGGGAGCTGCTCGACTGGCCTGGGTTCGTCTTTGTCCTGGCGTTCGATCATGAGCTGATCAGCCGGGCGTTGTGCAGTTACTCCGAGGCTTTTGGCGAGTCCGCCCAGCACTTCCTGGACAAGATCATCGACGTACCCTTTGCCCTGCCGGCACCCACGGCCAAGCAGACAGAGAAGATGGTGATGAAGAACCTGCAGGCGTGCTGCGGTTTTTTGCCCGCGACGACGATCGAGCGCTGTGCCCGGTGGTTTCCCGGCAATCCGCGGCAGGCCAAGCGCATCTGTCGCAGCCTGTCGGTGTTCGGTGCGGCGGCAGAGCGGCACAACGAGGGTGATCTGGACTGGCACGGGATTGTCTTGCAGACCCTGCTGCGTGAGCTGGAGCCCAGGATGCTCGAGCATTTTAACCAGCACACCCAAGTGCTCTTCAATGCGTTCGGCCCCAACATGCTGGGTGGCCCAAACGAGGAAGAGCGCGAGCAGCAGCGACAGGCAGCGCTCGCCACGAGCCGCTTCGATCCAGAGGGACCGTTGGCCCAACGCTCCTTGCAACTGTTCGAGGCGTTCGTACTCGCACGGCGCGACAGCCAGTCGGGGCCGGAGAAAATCGACTACGAGATGAGCCTGGCAACCCTGGTACCTGCCTTCACGCTTCGAGAGTTTGCGCTGTTCTTCGATAGCTGGCTGGAGCATCGGAGCAAGGGGGTCATCGATGAGTTCATCCACCAGGCCATCGACCGGAGTGGGGAAACCGAGCGCCTGGTGATAAGGGACATGCTCAATGCCGCCAACATCCAGTATGGGCAGCTTCACAGGGCGGCTGGCGCGTGTTACTCCCGGAGTGCATTTGAAAGTGCCACTGATAAATGCCTGGCGCTGCTGGAGTTGATGGAGTGGTTCTACGGCGAGGGGGCGAGCGAGACCATGAGGGCGGTTTGTCGGGAGCCCGAGGCCTGCCTCGCCGCGATCAGGACCTTCTTCGATTTCCTGAGCCTGGATGACACTGAACTGGATCGGAACATTCGCCAACGCGAATGGTGTTTGGCCCAGCGCATTGCGGCTAACTGTGATGAACCGAACCAGATTCACTTTGCGGTCAAGACCCAGTTCCGACAACTCATCAGCTATGGCAGGCAGGACTTTGAGGCCCGCGACCAGTACCTGGACAAAGTGACACAGGCAGTGGTGCCAACCCTGGTGCGCAGGGCGATCGAGCTGTTCTTCTGCCCAAACGGTATCGCCAACTCATTGTTTTCGGAGAACTCGAAGTATCAATGGCTGCTAAGTGGCAAGAGCTCGCCCTTGTATGAGAGCACGGCCGCAATAGAGCTGTTGGAGACCCGCATGCAGGCTTCCAGGGATGCCCGGCAGAATGCCGTGCTGGCAGATAACGCATCCGCTTACCTGAGCTACTTCGAGCTGGGTGATTCATTTATACAGCCGTTGCTCCACTACTCGGCCGCTACCCATGGTCGGTACGTTCAATTGAGTTGGCAGGCCTTGACCCAGGTCGAACCCAGGGTCCAGGTACTGGTTCGGCTCAGGAACCTGCGCCGCAACCTGTTGGCAGTAGGCGTGGCAGAGTCGCTGTTGCCCATTCCCGCTTGGTGGGCGGGCAGGGAAGGCGACCTGGAGCATGAGCAGCTGGGCCTGTAGCGGCTTGGCATAGGAGCACTGCACCCTTCCAAGGCTGGAGCAATGGCTGGCTTGGTGCGCAGGAACGGGCCTGCTGGCCTCTCTTGTGAATGGAGCACCAGGCCCAGAGCAACGGGTAGCGAGTGAACTATCGGGACTCAGTGCGACAGGTCCGGCCCAGTGCCGACAGGGATTGGCACCGAGTTCACCCCGCACGGTTGGCGCAAGGTTCTGGCGCACTCCGGTAAACCTCTGGCTGCTTGCGTGGGTGTGCCCAACAGCAGGCAGGCGCCAAGCCAGCACGGTAGCGAGGTTTTGCAAGAGTCCTGCGAGAGTCGCAGATGCCCTGTTCACTGCATGAGGTTCAACGCCGGCTAGATCCATTTCTGGGCGGGAGGCGAGGGCAAGGGGCTTGACCCGAGTGCGTGGCCGAAACTAGCATCGGTCTTTCATTCAATAATTCAATTGAATGTATTGCCAGGAGTCCTCATGCCCAATCCCAGGAAAGCTTCATCGAGCTCCCGCCTCCCGCTGTGGGGAGGATGGTCATGACCGCACGAGGCCATCGCGATCAGGTGTCCATGCCTGGGACGGTCTACTGGTTGGCCCTGACCATTTTCGTCCTGACCACTTCCGAGTTCATGGTCGCTGGCATGATGCCGTCCCTGGCGGCGGTGTTCGGCGTCAGCGCGGCGCAAATCGGCTACCTGATCGCCCTGTATGCCTTGGGCATGGTCCTGGGCGGTCCCTTGCTGACGGCCTTGTTCCTCTGGTTGAAGGTGCCCAGTCGGCAAGCCCTGCTCTGGCAACTGGCCCTGTACCTGCTGGGCGCCGTAGTGGCTGCCAGCGCCAGTCACTACGGCACCATGGCATTGGCCAGGGTCATCACCGGTGTGGCGGGTTCGGCATGCATCGGCGGGGCGCTGGCGATCTGTGCCGAGACAGTGGCGCAGGAGGCCAGGGGCCGGGCCTCATCCATCGTGCTCAGCGGCATGATGCTGGCCACTGTACTTGGGGTCCCGGCGGCGACCCTTATCGACCAGCACCTGGGCTGGCGAACCAGCTTTTGGCTGGTGGTGGCGCTGACGGCTGTGTGCGTCGTGATCGTCAGGGCGCTGGTGCCGTCTTCGCGAGAGTCGAGCGGCGCTGGCCTGGGTGAGCAGTTCAGGGCCCTGGGCAGCGGCACGCTATGGGCCGCCTATGCCAGCAGCGGCTTGGTGATCGCCGCGGCCTACGCGGCATTCACCTACGTCACGGCGATCTTGACCGAGGTGTCCGGGGTACCTGGCACACTGCTGCCGATCCTGTTGGGGCTGTACGGCCTGATGAACCTTGTCGGCAACAGCCTGGTGGGGCGTTTCGCCGATCGCTTCACCTTCGCCGTACTCAGCTCGGGATTGCTGGTGCTGGGCCTGGCCTTGCTGGCCTTCGCGCTCTGCGCCGAGCAGGCGCTGTTCAGTGTCGTGGCATTCCTGGTCATCGGCCTGGTGGGCGTGCCCCTGAGCCCGGCCCTGATCGTGCGGGTCATGCGTACCGCCAATCCCGGACCCCTGGTCAACAGCGTGCATGTGTCGGTGATCAATGCCGGCCTGGCGTTCATCGCCTGGGCTGGCGGGCTGGCGATCCAGGCGGGCCATGGGCTCAAGGCACCTTTGTGGATCGGTGCCGTGCTGGCGTTGCTGGCCTTGCTGACGCTGTTGCCGCGCCGGGTCAGGGCTTCGTTGGCGCCAGCGCCACTTTGTGAGCCGGGTTGATGGTGGTGTTGCTCAACCCGGTGGTAGCAGGCGTATCGGGTCGACCGGCACGCCATTGGCGCGGATCTCGAAATACAACTGGGCGCGGTCGGTATCCTGGGACCCGGCTTCGGCGATTTTCTGGCCCTTGATCACCATCTGGCCTTCCTTGACCAGCAGTTTGCTGTTGTAGGCATAGGTACTGGTGTAGGACGGCCCGTGCTGGAGAATCATGAGGTTGCCGTAGCCGCGCATGTAGCCGGCGAACGCCACCTTGCCGCCGAGGCTGGCGTGGATCGGCTGGCCCTCGGCGGTGGCGATGCGGATGCCCTGGTTGAGCTTGCCGGTAGGCGAGAAGCGTCCGATCAGCACCCCGCGCAGCGGCCAGGTCCAGCCCTTGAGAGTGACCTTGGGCATCGGCGGGGCAGGCGGTGGGGCCTTGCTCCTGCTGGTGCTGGTTCGTGTCTTGCTGCTGGCCACCCGGGTCGTTCTGGGGGCGCCACCGCCCACCTTCAAAACCTGGCCGACTTCCACGGTATAGGGCGCCTTGAGACCGTTGAGCCGCGCCACTTCCTTCCAGTTCGTGCCGTTGCGGCTGGCGATGGAATACAGGGTATCGCCGCGCTGGACGCGATACTCGCCAGCCTTGAGGGGCCCGGAGTTGGAGGGCTTGGAACTGCACGCCGACAGAGTCAGGAGCAGGGCAATGAATACGAATCTTGCGAACACACGTTATCCATTCTGTCTTGATAGGAGCGGGGGCCGGAGTGCGGCCAGCGCCGGAATCGGCTTGTCGCTCAGCGAGGTCGGCCACTATACCTGTTTGCCGATCGACCGGCGCGTAGTAGACCACGGCGACTGACAGGGAACTCCCCCCTGGCCGAGAAAAAAACGCTACGTACGTAGAAGAGGGGACGTATGTGCAATGAAACCAAGCATGGCGCGTAACAGGCGGAACATTGTGCCTGTCAGCGCCGGGCTATTGGCAGGTGCAGGCTGGTGGCCTGGATTCTGGAGTCTGGAATCTGCAGCGGGCGCGACGGCATTGCGCGGCGCCCGCCAGCCACTCAATGCGGTGCGCGGTGAATGGTCTTGAGCAGGTCTTCGGGGCTGATATGGCCCACCACCGAGTCTGCACTGCTGCCGGGCAGCGGCAAGTCGAGGATATGGCCCTTGATCTTGCCCACCACGTGCATTTCGCAAGGCTTGCAGTCGAACTTCAGGGTCA
It contains:
- a CDS encoding KAP family P-loop NTPase fold protein, producing the protein MSTIQNASVSGGNDAPLTHRQDDLLDRWPLAKLIHRVITSTPPDWSSRIGLYGQWGSGKTSVLNFLQQIAEEKGDIVIRFPVWRTNGEDGFLARFYLELTEALQGEGLAEPLRPWLRRLSQKVSHIAAKATDTVAQAQLPDSLEYGQVITAAAKVSGVVFDKLGSMLQLKEEDLEALHRQLGARRVIVFIDDLDRADPKILPETLLALRELLDWPGFVFVLAFDHELISRALCSYSEAFGESAQHFLDKIIDVPFALPAPTAKQTEKMVMKNLQACCGFLPATTIERCARWFPGNPRQAKRICRSLSVFGAAAERHNEGDLDWHGIVLQTLLRELEPRMLEHFNQHTQVLFNAFGPNMLGGPNEEEREQQRQAALATSRFDPEGPLAQRSLQLFEAFVLARRDSQSGPEKIDYEMSLATLVPAFTLREFALFFDSWLEHRSKGVIDEFIHQAIDRSGETERLVIRDMLNAANIQYGQLHRAAGACYSRSAFESATDKCLALLELMEWFYGEGASETMRAVCREPEACLAAIRTFFDFLSLDDTELDRNIRQREWCLAQRIAANCDEPNQIHFAVKTQFRQLISYGRQDFEARDQYLDKVTQAVVPTLVRRAIELFFCPNGIANSLFSENSKYQWLLSGKSSPLYESTAAIELLETRMQASRDARQNAVLADNASAYLSYFELGDSFIQPLLHYSAATHGRYVQLSWQALTQVEPRVQVLVRLRNLRRNLLAVGVAESLLPIPAWWAGREGDLEHEQLGL
- a CDS encoding MFS transporter — encoded protein: MTARGHRDQVSMPGTVYWLALTIFVLTTSEFMVAGMMPSLAAVFGVSAAQIGYLIALYALGMVLGGPLLTALFLWLKVPSRQALLWQLALYLLGAVVAASASHYGTMALARVITGVAGSACIGGALAICAETVAQEARGRASSIVLSGMMLATVLGVPAATLIDQHLGWRTSFWLVVALTAVCVVIVRALVPSSRESSGAGLGEQFRALGSGTLWAAYASSGLVIAAAYAAFTYVTAILTEVSGVPGTLLPILLGLYGLMNLVGNSLVGRFADRFTFAVLSSGLLVLGLALLAFALCAEQALFSVVAFLVIGLVGVPLSPALIVRVMRTANPGPLVNSVHVSVINAGLAFIAWAGGLAIQAGHGLKAPLWIGAVLALLALLTLLPRRVRASLAPAPLCEPG
- a CDS encoding peptidoglycan DD-metalloendopeptidase family protein encodes the protein MFARFVFIALLLTLSACSSKPSNSGPLKAGEYRVQRGDTLYSIASRNGTNWKEVARLNGLKAPYTVEVGQVLKVGGGAPRTTRVASSKTRTSTSRSKAPPPAPPMPKVTLKGWTWPLRGVLIGRFSPTGKLNQGIRIATAEGQPIHASLGGKVAFAGYMRGYGNLMILQHGPSYTSTYAYNSKLLVKEGQMVIKGQKIAEAGSQDTDRAQLYFEIRANGVPVDPIRLLPPG